In Burkholderia sp. GAS332, one DNA window encodes the following:
- a CDS encoding carbonic anhydrase, with translation MNTNASPAANPLAQLFDNNDAWVARKLSEDPEYFSRLAHQQTPEYLWIGCSDSRVPANQIIGLPPGEVFVHRNIANVVVHTDLNCLSVIQFAVDLLKVKHIMVVGHYGCSGVAAALHGRRVGLADNWLHHVQDVRTKHAALIEEWPIGEARHRRLVELNAIEQVMNVCRTTIINDAWARGQELAVHGWVYGVHDGKVRDLGMTINDPAALDATYKRCIAAVSAGGAYQEDNDAAAADAAQLGDVPAIVEGVIKELKHE, from the coding sequence ATGAATACGAACGCTTCTCCCGCTGCCAATCCGCTGGCCCAACTGTTCGACAACAACGACGCGTGGGTGGCCCGCAAGCTGTCCGAAGATCCGGAGTACTTCTCGCGTCTCGCGCACCAGCAGACCCCCGAGTATCTGTGGATCGGCTGCTCCGATTCGCGCGTGCCGGCCAACCAGATCATCGGCCTGCCGCCTGGCGAAGTGTTCGTGCACAGAAATATCGCCAACGTGGTGGTGCATACGGATCTGAACTGCCTGTCGGTGATCCAGTTCGCCGTCGATCTGCTCAAGGTCAAGCACATCATGGTGGTGGGTCACTATGGCTGCTCGGGCGTCGCCGCGGCGCTGCACGGCCGGCGCGTGGGTCTTGCGGACAACTGGCTGCATCACGTGCAGGACGTGCGCACCAAGCACGCCGCGCTGATCGAAGAGTGGCCGATCGGCGAGGCGCGGCATCGGCGTCTGGTCGAACTCAACGCGATCGAGCAGGTAATGAACGTATGCCGGACCACCATCATCAACGACGCATGGGCGCGCGGCCAGGAGCTTGCGGTGCATGGCTGGGTGTATGGCGTGCATGACGGCAAGGTGCGCGACCTCGGCATGACAATCAACGACCCCGCGGCACTCGATGCAACCTACAAGCGCTGCATCGCGGCCGTCTCGGCCGGCGGTGCGTACCAGGAAGACAACGATGCGGCGGCCGCCGATGCGGCCCAGCTCGGCGATGTGCCGGCCATCGTTGAAGGTGTGATTAAAGAACTTAAACATGAGTGA
- a CDS encoding Glyoxylase, beta-lactamase superfamily II codes for MNALEHQLDYPFNDTLPEAGHAMEVAPGVFWLRMPLPFALDHINLWLLRDEIEGQQGWTVVDCGIASDTIKENWEKVFDSVLDGLPVLRVIVTHCHPDHIGLAHWICSGGDKKRWDVRLWMTLGEYMQARVMAAGDGSNAGGEGAAQHFARHGLNDAASLDKLRNRTSYYSSLVPAIPSQYRRLREADGVKIGGKTWRVVTGFGHSPEHCALLCEETGTLISGDMVLPRISTNVSVFGMEPEGTPLALYLESLGRYEAMPADTLVLPSHGKPFRGVHTRIKQLREHHDARLAEVREACAEKPQSAADIVPLMFKRQLDIHQMTFALGEALAHLHLLWLAGELKRTQDADGVIRFSAA; via the coding sequence ATGAATGCACTAGAACATCAACTCGACTACCCGTTCAATGACACCCTGCCCGAAGCTGGCCACGCGATGGAAGTCGCGCCCGGCGTGTTCTGGCTGCGCATGCCGCTGCCCTTCGCGCTCGACCACATCAACCTGTGGCTGCTGCGCGATGAAATCGAGGGTCAGCAAGGCTGGACGGTAGTCGACTGTGGGATCGCCTCGGACACGATCAAGGAGAACTGGGAGAAAGTGTTCGATTCCGTGCTCGACGGCCTGCCGGTGCTGCGCGTGATCGTCACGCATTGCCATCCGGACCACATTGGCCTCGCGCACTGGATTTGCAGCGGCGGCGACAAGAAGCGCTGGGACGTACGGTTGTGGATGACGCTCGGCGAATACATGCAGGCACGCGTGATGGCGGCTGGCGACGGTTCGAACGCGGGTGGCGAGGGCGCGGCGCAGCACTTCGCGCGTCATGGTTTGAACGACGCGGCGTCGCTCGATAAGCTGCGTAATCGCACGAGCTACTACTCGAGCCTCGTGCCGGCGATTCCCAGCCAGTACCGCCGTCTGCGCGAAGCCGATGGCGTGAAGATTGGCGGCAAGACGTGGCGCGTGGTGACCGGCTTCGGCCATTCGCCGGAACACTGCGCGTTGCTTTGCGAAGAGACGGGCACGCTGATTTCCGGCGACATGGTGCTGCCGCGCATTTCGACCAACGTGTCGGTGTTCGGCATGGAGCCGGAAGGCACACCGCTCGCGCTGTATCTGGAATCGCTTGGCCGCTACGAGGCGATGCCCGCAGACACGCTCGTGCTGCCGTCGCATGGCAAGCCGTTTCGCGGCGTGCACACGCGTATCAAACAGTTGCGTGAGCATCATGACGCGCGTCTGGCTGAAGTGCGCGAGGCATGTGCGGAGAAGCCGCAGAGCGCCGCGGATATCGTGCCGCTGATGTTCAAGCGCCAGCTTGATATCCATCAGATGACGTTCGCGCTCGGCGAGGCGTTGGCTCACTTGCATCTGCTGTGGCTGGCCGGTGAGTTGAAGCGCACGCAGGATGCGGATGGCGTGATCCGGTTCTCGGCGGCTTAG
- a CDS encoding thiol:disulfide interchange protein DsbA, with product MKKLLSILFLSLGLVAATAHAAPAAPVSGKDYTVLATPQPTDVPAGKIEVTEFFWYGCPHCNEFDPYLEAWIKKQGPDVVFKRVPVAFRDDFIPHSKMFHALDALGLAQQLTPKVFNEIHVNKNYLLTPEDQAKFLAKNGVDPKKYMDAYNSFSTQSALQKDKKLMEDYKIDGVPTLAVQGKYETGPAATNSLPGTIQVLDYLVQQIRAKKM from the coding sequence ATGAAAAAACTGCTGAGCATTCTGTTCCTTTCGCTGGGCCTCGTTGCCGCCACGGCGCATGCAGCGCCGGCCGCGCCGGTGTCCGGCAAGGATTACACCGTGCTGGCCACGCCGCAACCGACGGACGTGCCGGCCGGCAAGATCGAAGTCACCGAATTCTTCTGGTACGGCTGCCCGCACTGCAATGAATTCGACCCCTACCTCGAAGCCTGGATCAAGAAGCAAGGTCCGGATGTGGTGTTTAAGCGCGTGCCGGTCGCCTTCCGCGACGACTTCATTCCGCATTCGAAAATGTTCCACGCGCTCGACGCGCTCGGCCTCGCCCAGCAACTCACGCCGAAGGTTTTCAACGAAATCCACGTCAACAAGAACTACCTGCTGACGCCGGAAGACCAGGCCAAGTTCCTCGCGAAGAACGGCGTCGATCCGAAGAAGTACATGGACGCGTACAACTCGTTCTCGACGCAGAGCGCGCTGCAAAAAGACAAGAAGCTGATGGAAGACTACAAGATCGACGGCGTGCCGACGCTCGCCGTGCAAGGCAAGTATGAGACCGGTCCGGCTGCGACCAATAGCCTGCCGGGCACGATTCAGGTTCTCGATTATCTGGTGCAGCAGATCCGCGCCAAGAAGATGTAA
- a CDS encoding ATPase components of ABC transporters with duplicated ATPase domains yields MAHVTPASTLVSLHQVSFHFNDGATLFDSLNLTFDTTTTAIVGRNGAGKSVFARLIAGELTPSAGKIERVGSVAYVKQNTIGPQGETIAQTAGLDDTLDALARLAAGTAQPDDLDVVGDRWDLATRFQIALQQAHLPELQAHESADTLSGGQRARVALVGALLSGADLLVLDEPTNHLDRDGRAWLREQLHEWRGGLIVVSHDRQLLGEVERIVELTPHGPRVYGGNYEVFHAQREAEQQAALSALEHARTERAREHRRLAREHDTIQRRSAGTRHYADIANVSRMERAKIKGRAMEAMGHVRKSQQTVKTDLNDKVGEAAARVMPESAVLLSLPGAELPARRKVFTLDETRLPWLKATDPAATVTWAVEGPVRIAVTGPNGCGKSTLLRVLAGDVSPHGGTHLTHVPCAYLDQRLDQRLDLLDPERSIVEQLGLLDTPLAEGELRSRLALLQLDAQCATQPSRNLSGGERLKAALACALWRGTPAQLLLLDEPTNHLDLESVLAFEDALTDFPGAIVAVSHDAGFLEALRPTHTMQWTIEGWRFEPVKVD; encoded by the coding sequence ATGGCTCATGTCACGCCAGCATCCACACTCGTTTCGCTTCATCAGGTCTCGTTCCATTTCAACGATGGAGCGACGCTATTCGACTCCCTCAATCTCACGTTCGACACCACGACCACGGCCATCGTCGGTCGCAATGGCGCGGGCAAAAGCGTATTTGCACGGCTGATTGCAGGTGAACTGACACCGTCGGCGGGCAAGATCGAACGCGTTGGCTCAGTCGCCTACGTCAAGCAGAATACGATCGGGCCGCAGGGCGAAACGATCGCACAAACCGCCGGACTTGACGACACGCTAGATGCGCTCGCACGCCTTGCTGCGGGCACTGCGCAACCCGACGATCTCGACGTAGTCGGAGACCGCTGGGATCTCGCCACCCGCTTTCAAATCGCGCTGCAGCAGGCGCATCTGCCGGAACTGCAAGCACACGAAAGTGCGGACACGTTGAGCGGCGGCCAGCGGGCACGCGTCGCGCTCGTCGGCGCGCTTCTGTCCGGTGCCGACCTGCTCGTGCTAGACGAACCCACCAACCACCTCGATCGCGATGGCCGCGCCTGGTTGCGCGAGCAACTGCATGAGTGGCGCGGCGGGTTGATCGTCGTCAGCCATGATCGGCAACTACTGGGCGAAGTTGAGCGGATCGTCGAACTAACGCCCCATGGACCGCGCGTCTACGGCGGCAACTACGAGGTCTTTCATGCGCAGCGCGAAGCGGAGCAGCAGGCCGCGCTATCCGCACTTGAACACGCGAGAACTGAACGCGCACGTGAACACCGGCGCCTTGCGCGGGAACACGACACGATCCAGCGCCGCTCAGCAGGCACAAGACACTATGCCGATATCGCCAACGTCTCGCGTATGGAACGCGCGAAGATAAAAGGTCGAGCGATGGAAGCGATGGGACATGTCCGCAAGTCTCAGCAAACGGTAAAAACCGATCTCAACGACAAGGTCGGCGAAGCAGCGGCGCGCGTCATGCCGGAAAGCGCGGTCTTGCTCTCGTTACCCGGCGCTGAGCTTCCTGCACGTCGTAAAGTTTTCACGCTCGATGAAACGCGTCTGCCCTGGCTGAAAGCGACCGATCCGGCAGCAACGGTGACGTGGGCAGTCGAAGGCCCTGTGCGCATCGCAGTAACGGGCCCGAACGGCTGTGGTAAGTCAACGTTACTTCGGGTACTCGCGGGTGATGTCTCGCCCCACGGCGGCACGCATCTGACACACGTGCCGTGTGCATACCTCGACCAACGCCTCGACCAACGCCTCGATCTGCTCGATCCGGAGCGTTCGATCGTCGAGCAGTTGGGCCTGCTCGACACGCCGCTGGCAGAAGGCGAGTTACGCAGCCGCCTCGCATTGCTGCAACTCGACGCCCAATGCGCGACGCAACCCTCGCGGAATCTGAGTGGTGGCGAGCGGCTGAAAGCGGCACTTGCGTGCGCGCTGTGGCGCGGCACACCGGCGCAATTGCTGCTGCTCGACGAGCCGACCAATCATCTCGATCTCGAATCGGTGCTGGCGTTCGAAGACGCACTAACGGATTTTCCCGGCGCCATCGTTGCGGTGTCGCATGACGCGGGGTTCCTTGAAGCGTTGCGACCAACCCATACGATGCAATGGACCATCGAGGGTTGGCGCTTCGAACCGGTCAAGGTGGATTGA
- a CDS encoding transcriptional regulator, MerR family, with protein sequence MNTQYTITELAREFDVTPRAIRFYEDQGLLSPSREGSSGLRRVYSGRDRTRLKLTLRGKRLGFTLSEIRDLLDVYESPTDTVPQLHAFLATVARHRDVLERQLEDLNATLEDLAQYEAQARALLEGGTRETRSA encoded by the coding sequence ATGAACACGCAATACACAATCACCGAGCTCGCACGGGAATTCGACGTCACGCCGCGAGCGATCCGCTTTTACGAAGACCAGGGTTTACTCTCGCCCAGCCGTGAGGGATCGAGTGGCTTGCGGCGCGTCTATTCTGGCCGCGACCGCACCCGCCTGAAGCTCACGCTGCGTGGCAAGCGGCTCGGCTTCACGCTGTCGGAAATCCGCGATTTGCTCGATGTCTACGAATCGCCGACCGATACCGTGCCGCAATTGCACGCCTTCCTTGCCACGGTGGCGCGCCATCGCGACGTGCTCGAACGTCAACTGGAAGATCTGAACGCGACGCTCGAAGACCTCGCGCAATACGAAGCCCAGGCGAGAGCGCTGCTGGAGGGCGGCACACGCGAAACCAGGTCCGCCTAA
- a CDS encoding substrate-binding protein, whose amino-acid sequence MQPRAVDAAGVAHEIGVANTRIVSLVPSITELLFALGLDRQIVGRTGFCVHPHDKVRQVRKVGGTKAVNIDAIRALRPTHLIVNIDENERDTVEQLRAFVPHIVVTHPQTPQDNLSLYALLGAIFERAPEAQRLSEALEARLHEAAAQVSPPQNVLYLIWREPWMTVARDTYIAAMLRLVNWQTLPDVEGGAAGAARYPTLDFDHAPWLAGVDRILLSSEPYRFTQTHCDALKRDPRLAGKRIELIDGELVSWYGARAIDGIAYLLGRAAAP is encoded by the coding sequence ATGCAGCCGCGTGCGGTCGATGCAGCCGGCGTCGCGCACGAAATCGGCGTCGCTAATACCCGTATCGTCTCGCTGGTGCCGAGCATCACCGAATTGCTGTTCGCTTTGGGGCTCGACAGGCAGATCGTCGGGCGCACCGGTTTTTGCGTGCATCCGCATGACAAAGTGCGGCAGGTACGCAAGGTCGGCGGCACCAAGGCCGTCAATATCGACGCGATTCGCGCTTTGCGGCCCACCCATCTGATCGTTAATATCGACGAAAACGAGCGCGATACGGTCGAGCAGTTGCGCGCGTTCGTGCCGCATATCGTCGTCACCCATCCGCAGACCCCGCAGGACAATCTCTCGCTGTACGCGCTGCTGGGTGCGATCTTCGAGCGCGCGCCAGAAGCGCAACGCTTGAGCGAGGCACTCGAAGCGCGTCTGCACGAGGCCGCCGCGCAGGTGTCTCCTCCGCAAAACGTGCTGTATCTGATCTGGCGCGAACCATGGATGACGGTCGCACGCGATACCTATATCGCCGCGATGCTGAGACTCGTGAACTGGCAGACGCTGCCTGACGTGGAAGGCGGAGCGGCAGGCGCGGCGCGTTACCCCACGCTCGACTTCGATCACGCGCCGTGGCTTGCCGGCGTCGATCGCATACTGCTCTCCAGCGAACCTTATCGCTTCACGCAAACGCATTGCGACGCACTGAAACGCGATCCTCGTCTGGCCGGCAAACGCATTGAGTTGATCGATGGCGAGTTGGTCTCGTGGTACGGCGCGCGCGCGATTGATGGCATCGCTTATCTGCTTGGGCGCGCGGCGGCACCGTAA
- a CDS encoding dipeptide transport system substrate-binding protein: MRFKLLAAAVLFTAPALVLAKPLTVCTESSPDGFDVVQFNSLVTTNASADVIFNSLVSYDEAAKKVVPSLADKWDVSADGLTYTFHLRPNVQFQTTDYFKPTRALNADDVVFTFDRMLNDSNPWHKVAGASGFPHAQSMGLPKLIKSISKVDDNTVKFELNAPDATFVSILTMGFASIYSAEYADQLLKAGQQVDLNSKPIGTGPFELKSYTKDAVIRYDVNPTYWGPKPKIDRLIYAITPDATVRAQKVKAGECQIALSPKPQDLAEAKSDKSLAIVQTPAFMTAFVALNTQKKPLDNQKVRAALNMAFDRTTYLKAIFDNTATPAVNPYPPNTWSYDKAVKAWPYDPVKAKKLLADAGYPNGFETTIWVRPNGSVLNPNPKAGAELLQADFAKIGVKAEVKVIEWGELIKQAKQGQHDTLFMGWAGDNGDPDNYLSPLFSCNAVKSGINFARFCDQDLDKLIADGKATPDQAKRAKAYEQAQQIIHDQALWIPLGYPTAAAITRTNVSGYHVSPFGRQNFGTVAVQ; this comes from the coding sequence ATGCGCTTCAAACTGCTCGCAGCCGCCGTACTGTTCACGGCGCCCGCGCTCGTGCTCGCCAAACCGCTGACCGTCTGTACCGAGTCGAGCCCCGACGGCTTCGACGTCGTGCAGTTCAATTCGCTCGTGACGACCAATGCGTCCGCCGACGTGATCTTCAATTCGCTGGTCTCGTACGACGAGGCCGCGAAGAAAGTCGTGCCCTCGCTGGCCGACAAGTGGGACGTGAGCGCCGACGGCCTCACCTACACGTTCCATCTGCGCCCGAACGTGCAGTTCCAGACCACCGACTACTTCAAGCCCACCCGCGCGCTGAATGCCGACGACGTCGTCTTCACGTTCGACCGCATGCTCAACGACAGCAATCCGTGGCACAAGGTGGCGGGCGCGAGTGGCTTTCCGCATGCCCAGTCGATGGGTTTGCCCAAGCTCATCAAGTCGATCAGCAAGGTCGACGACAACACCGTCAAGTTCGAACTGAACGCACCGGACGCGACCTTCGTGTCGATCCTGACGATGGGTTTCGCCTCGATCTATTCGGCTGAATACGCCGACCAGTTGCTCAAGGCCGGCCAACAGGTCGACCTGAATTCGAAGCCGATCGGCACCGGTCCGTTCGAACTGAAGAGCTACACCAAAGACGCGGTAATCCGCTACGACGTGAACCCGACGTACTGGGGTCCGAAGCCGAAGATCGACCGCCTGATCTACGCGATCACGCCGGACGCCACCGTGCGCGCGCAAAAGGTCAAAGCGGGCGAATGTCAGATCGCGCTGTCGCCGAAGCCGCAGGATCTCGCCGAAGCGAAGAGCGACAAGTCGCTCGCCATCGTGCAGACCCCCGCGTTCATGACCGCCTTCGTCGCACTGAACACGCAGAAGAAGCCGCTCGACAATCAGAAGGTTCGCGCTGCCCTGAACATGGCATTCGACCGTACCACCTATCTGAAGGCGATCTTCGACAACACCGCGACGCCGGCTGTGAACCCGTATCCGCCTAACACCTGGAGTTACGACAAAGCCGTCAAGGCGTGGCCGTACGATCCGGTGAAGGCAAAGAAGCTGCTCGCCGACGCGGGCTATCCGAATGGCTTCGAAACGACGATCTGGGTGCGTCCGAACGGCAGCGTGCTGAACCCGAATCCGAAAGCCGGCGCCGAACTGCTGCAAGCCGACTTCGCGAAGATCGGCGTGAAGGCCGAGGTGAAGGTGATCGAATGGGGCGAGCTGATCAAGCAGGCAAAGCAAGGCCAGCATGACACGCTGTTCATGGGCTGGGCCGGCGACAACGGCGATCCGGACAACTATCTGTCGCCGCTTTTCAGCTGCAATGCGGTGAAGTCGGGGATCAATTTCGCGCGCTTCTGCGATCAGGATCTGGACAAGCTGATCGCCGACGGCAAGGCCACGCCGGATCAGGCCAAACGCGCGAAGGCGTATGAACAGGCGCAGCAGATTATCCACGATCAGGCGCTGTGGATTCCGCTGGGTTACCCGACTGCGGCGGCCATCACGCGTACGAACGTGAGCGGCTATCACGTGAGTCCGTTCGGACGGCAGAACTTTGGGACGGTGGCGGTGCAGTAA
- a CDS encoding Short-chain dehydrogenase — protein sequence MSSPLKVFITGASSGIGLALAAEYARRGAILGLVARRGDALAAFQQSHPQNSISTYSVDVRDCEALAEAAAQFIAQHGLPDIVIANAGISRGAVTGHGDLRTFREVMDINYFGMVATFEPFAAAMVAAKKGTLVGIASIAGVRGLPGSGAYSASKSAALKYLEALRVEMRPLGVGVVTIAPGYIRTPMTEHNPYGMPFLMDADRFAVKVAGAVERQTSFAVFPWQMRIVAMLLHVLPRWLYDFAFERAPRKPRAVAE from the coding sequence ATGAGTTCACCCCTGAAGGTTTTCATTACCGGCGCTTCGAGTGGCATCGGTCTCGCGCTCGCCGCCGAATATGCGCGGCGCGGCGCGATTCTCGGCCTGGTTGCCCGCCGCGGCGACGCCCTCGCCGCCTTCCAGCAGTCCCATCCGCAGAATTCCATCTCCACCTATTCCGTCGATGTCCGCGACTGCGAAGCGCTCGCCGAAGCGGCCGCGCAGTTCATCGCACAGCACGGTTTGCCGGACATCGTGATCGCCAATGCCGGTATCAGCCGCGGCGCGGTCACCGGGCACGGCGATCTGCGCACCTTCCGCGAAGTGATGGATATCAATTACTTCGGCATGGTCGCCACCTTCGAGCCGTTCGCCGCCGCGATGGTCGCCGCGAAGAAAGGCACGCTGGTGGGGATCGCCAGCATCGCCGGCGTGCGCGGCTTGCCGGGGTCAGGCGCGTACAGCGCGTCGAAGTCGGCCGCGCTCAAGTATCTGGAAGCGTTACGCGTCGAGATGCGGCCGCTGGGTGTCGGCGTGGTCACCATCGCGCCCGGCTATATCCGCACGCCGATGACCGAGCACAACCCGTACGGCATGCCGTTCCTGATGGACGCCGACCGCTTCGCGGTGAAGGTCGCGGGCGCGGTAGAACGGCAGACGTCTTTCGCGGTGTTCCCGTGGCAGATGCGCATTGTGGCGATGCTGCTGCATGTGCTGCCGCGCTGGCTCTACGATTTCGCCTTCGAACGCGCGCCGCGCAAGCCCCGCGCCGTCGCCGAATAA
- a CDS encoding isocitrate dehydrogenase kinase/phosphatase, whose amino-acid sequence MNHFPKLLSSQIGFDVAQTMLEGFDRHYRIFRDAAIRAKSLFEAADWHGLQALARERITSYDERVEECVVLLEDEYDAENIDDEVWQQIKLHYIGLLTTHRQPECAETFFNSVCCKILHRSYFNNDFIFVRPAISTEYIENDEPAAKPTYRAYYPSKDGLAATLERIVTNFQLEPPFEDLTRDVECVMQTIHDAFGVFDEAPNFQIHVLSSLFYRNKSAYIVGRIINGDLLLPFAVPLRHVKPGVLGLDTVLLKRDQLLIIFSFSHSYFLVDMEVPSAYVEFLGTIMQGKPKAEIYTSVGLQKQGKNLFYRDLLHHLKHSSDRFIIAPGIKGLVMLVFTLPSFPYVFKLIKDHFPPPKETTREQIKGKYQLVKRHDRLGRMADTLEYSSVALPVSRLDDALVRELEKEVPSLLEYDGDNLVIRHMYIERRMVPLNLFLQNGNDDDVDHGIKEYGNAIKELMQANIFPGDMLYKNFGVTRHGRVVFYDYDEIEYLTECNVRTVPAPRNEEDEMSGEPWYSVGPHDIFPETYGTFLLGDPRVRRSFMQHHADFFDPALWQRHKDHLLKGELPDFFPYDSSVRFCIRYPERFADVASGSSDNPADERAVRAA is encoded by the coding sequence ATGAATCACTTCCCCAAACTGTTGTCGTCGCAGATCGGCTTTGACGTCGCCCAGACGATGCTCGAAGGATTTGATCGTCATTACCGGATCTTCCGCGACGCCGCGATCCGTGCCAAATCGCTTTTCGAAGCAGCCGACTGGCATGGCCTGCAAGCGCTGGCGCGCGAGCGCATCACCTCCTATGACGAACGCGTCGAGGAATGCGTCGTACTGCTCGAAGACGAATACGACGCCGAGAATATCGACGACGAAGTGTGGCAGCAGATTAAGCTCCACTACATCGGCCTCCTGACCACGCACCGTCAGCCCGAATGTGCGGAGACGTTCTTCAATTCGGTGTGCTGCAAGATCCTGCACCGTTCGTATTTCAACAACGACTTCATTTTCGTACGCCCAGCGATCTCGACCGAATATATCGAGAACGATGAACCCGCGGCGAAGCCGACCTATCGTGCGTATTACCCCAGCAAAGACGGTCTTGCCGCGACGCTCGAGCGCATCGTCACGAACTTCCAGCTGGAACCGCCCTTTGAGGACCTGACGCGCGACGTCGAATGCGTGATGCAGACCATTCACGATGCGTTCGGCGTGTTCGACGAAGCGCCCAACTTCCAGATTCATGTGCTCTCGTCGCTGTTTTATCGAAACAAGTCGGCGTATATCGTTGGACGGATCATCAACGGCGATTTGCTGCTACCGTTCGCCGTGCCGCTGCGTCATGTGAAGCCCGGTGTTCTTGGACTCGATACGGTGCTGCTCAAACGCGACCAGTTGCTGATCATCTTCAGCTTCTCGCATTCGTACTTCCTGGTCGATATGGAAGTGCCATCCGCTTACGTCGAGTTTCTCGGCACCATCATGCAGGGCAAACCGAAGGCCGAAATCTATACGTCGGTGGGTTTGCAGAAGCAGGGCAAGAATCTGTTCTATCGCGATCTGCTACACCATCTGAAGCATTCGAGCGACCGATTCATCATCGCGCCCGGCATCAAGGGGCTCGTGATGCTGGTGTTCACGTTGCCGTCGTTTCCGTACGTCTTCAAGCTGATCAAAGACCACTTTCCGCCGCCGAAAGAAACCACGCGCGAGCAGATCAAGGGAAAGTATCAGCTCGTCAAACGGCATGATCGTTTGGGCCGCATGGCCGACACACTCGAATATTCGAGCGTCGCGCTACCGGTTTCGCGGCTCGACGACGCGCTGGTGCGCGAACTCGAAAAGGAAGTGCCGTCCTTGCTCGAATACGACGGCGACAACCTGGTGATTCGCCATATGTATATCGAACGCCGGATGGTGCCGCTCAATCTGTTCCTGCAAAACGGCAACGACGACGACGTCGACCACGGCATCAAGGAATACGGCAATGCCATCAAGGAATTGATGCAGGCGAACATCTTCCCTGGCGACATGCTGTACAAGAACTTCGGTGTGACGCGTCACGGCCGCGTCGTGTTCTACGACTACGATGAGATCGAATACCTGACGGAATGCAACGTGCGCACGGTGCCGGCGCCACGTAACGAGGAAGACGAAATGTCGGGCGAGCCGTGGTACTCGGTCGGCCCGCACGACATTTTCCCGGAGACGTATGGCACGTTTCTGCTCGGCGACCCACGCGTGCGCCGGTCCTTCATGCAGCATCACGCGGACTTCTTCGATCCAGCGCTGTGGCAACGGCACAAGGATCATCTATTGAAAGGCGAACTGCCCGACTTTTTCCCGTACGACAGCAGCGTGCGTTTCTGCATCCGCTATCCGGAACGATTCGCCGACGTGGCGTCCGGATCATCGGATAACCCAGCAGACGAACGCGCCGTGCGCGCGGCTTAA